The Alkalispirochaeta americana genome segment CCGCCGTGAGCGGCCTCGATGGGGCAACCAAGTTGCGGCGGGAGTTGCCCGATCTGCTCATCTCCGATTTCCATCTGAGCCGGAAGCCGATTACCGAGTTGCTCCGGGAAAAGCAGGCTAACCGTAATACCCAGGAGATTCCCGTCATTATCGCTTCTTCCAAGGTTGATCGAGCCTCTCTCGTCTCGGTGGCACCCTACAAAATCAAGAAGTTTCTTACCAAGCCCCTTCGGGTAGACGCGCTCCTCAAGGCTGTAGGTGAGACCCTGGACGTCTCTGTCACTATCGATGAAACTCCGTGCATCATCGAGGCTCACGTCAACGACGACATCATCTTCATCGAGGTTGCCCAGGGGATCAACCGTGAGAAGGTGGACCTCTTGAGATACAAGCTGACCGAATTGATTGACCTCTACGATCTGACAAATCCCAAAGTGCTCATCATGATGTCCGGTCTGGAGCTTACCACGGCCGATTCAATCAAGCTCTCAGCGCTGCTTACCACTATCGTAGGTGCCACAGGGGTGATGAAGCGCTATTGCAAGGTTCTCACCAAGGATTCCCTTGTGCGGGATTTTGTGTCCCACCGGCCGGATTTCTCCGGGATCGAGGTAACAGGAAATCTCGACGCGATTATGGACGGCCTTTTGGGAAAAAAAGTGGG includes the following:
- a CDS encoding response regulator, which codes for MKKILVIDESQLFRDYLKRKLEDYGFTVFTAVSGLDGATKLRRELPDLLISDFHLSRKPITELLREKQANRNTQEIPVIIASSKVDRASLVSVAPYKIKKFLTKPLRVDALLKAVGETLDVSVTIDETPCIIEAHVNDDIIFIEVAQGINREKVDLLRYKLTELIDLYDLTNPKVLIMMSGLELTTADSIKLSALLTTIVGATGVMKRYCKVLTKDSLVRDFVSHRPDFSGIEVTGNLDAIMDGLLGKKVGGPILEQKNDARDDLVQRSAPKKDREEAINMRFEEERAPARDFSNLGDNIRVSIVDDDLIIQELIKAAFSDTRVTIDTYDNGKRFVESSLGRESDLVFLDLMMPEMDGFQVLRALKEEQTRLPIVVLSALSKRETVLEALKMGVTSYMIKPLKPQDIRTKASEILQLNF